In Oscarella lobularis chromosome 5, ooOscLobu1.1, whole genome shotgun sequence, the genomic window ACAGCACTGAGCAGCGTACCTCGAAGAAGCTCGTCAATAAAAGGATCTTTTCCCCACATTTCTTCAATATTCAGCTTCTCATAAGAGTCGGCATCAGCATGACAGAAATAGAGCATTATACCCAGCTGGCGCCAATCCAACATATCGTTAGTAAAGCGGCTACGAAAGCcagcatcgacgtcgtacaTTATGCTGCCCCCTTTATACCGGTTGTTAAACCATAGATAGTCTGTGTACCAATGTCGGTCAAGGTCGATAAAAACCGCTTCATAATCAtctgaaaataatttttatttttctataaGAGTcaatagaagaaaagaatgcATTACCTCCGATTCGTCTaaaggcgacgttctcgagaCGCACGTCAAGATGTGCAACGCGGCAACGTCGATGCAGGCTGGATAGTGCGCTTGAAACACCTTTGGCAAAGTGAAAGAAGCATTTCCGCACTTCAGCCTTTGTCATGGGAAACTCCAACACCGGATATTTTAGGAAGTACAGTGACGGAGTCAAACGAACAGGTTTGATTGGAAGAAGATAGAGATCACTGTCACGGCCAAGGCCAACAAACCCAGTCATCTTCGATGCCTCCTCTGGATCAATGATATGCTTGTACATATGACCGTTATAAGCAATGATGAtagacgaaagagaaggccATTGCTCCACTGAATCTGCTTCATCTTCCTCATTAGGCTTGCGACGTTGTGCTGACGGCTCACCAGACTTTTTTTCCTCATAGTGAATCCAACTGCCGCACTTTAGTACTTCGGCAAGGTGCTGAAGAGACGCTTCTGAGACCGGAATTCCGTAGTGCAACTTCAACTTCCAATCTTTTTCCGACAATCCAACTTTCTTGACGTCTTTCACCTGTTCTTTGAGCTTCTTCCTGATGTCCTCCCTGTACTCGTCCAGCGACAATGATTTGTACGTCAGCAAGAATTTCAGATCCTCATCAatccacgtgacgtcgacgcgagtcACGCAGCCTGGTTCGTTTGGCTTGGGAAAAAGATAGGCGCTCCACTTCTTCCATTGAATCAAATtacggagaagacgaaagttGTCCAAAAGGTACGACCCCGTCAGATAAATCGCATCTTCATATTCAGAAGAAAGATACTGTACCTCAAACACAAGAGGAACCAAGTTGTTTGGAAGCGTGACAATTACGTCAGGTTTGCTCTTCTCTGACACAAAAATAGGTTGGAGAATTTCCATACCAGGGATTACTTTGCCTccagcttcttcttcggatTCTCCTATTTCTGCTTTGACGCCTTCCAATTTGAAATCATGTATCATCTTCCTAATTGCATTAGAAACTTCGGATTTGGAATTGGCTCCATCGAAAGGAATATAAAGAGACGCAGGAGACAGCCGGTATTTCCAAAAGTCGGGGTTGTCTCCCCACTCCACCAAGGTATCAGGCTGTTTCCATTGTTGGGCTTCTGAATAAGAGAAAGAAGCTGCAATACGGCGGTGGAAAGCTGCATGTGACGTTCTCGGAGGAGGTCGAATCATGATCTCAActagaaaagagagaataGCACTAAACCCCCTTCGCTCATACGCTGAGCCCGAGAGAAGGAAATCCCGTGGCAAGCACGCACTACagaaaaaacgttcacgCTAGAAAGGTACCCTACTGACTGTTGCAACAGCTATAGCAGTTTTTTTGTAACGGTCGTCGCGAGGGTCCCTCAGTGATCGCGAATAGCTTACCGGGATGGCCGATGCtacgagaaacgacgagttCGTCAGCGAGCGCACGAAACGAAGTGTGAATGTGATGCCCGGACTAAGAACCCGGATTAAGACTTGTCCTTGTGCTGATTGCTGATTTTTTTCCACAACCAAATAGCGAAGTCTTCCTTCTCCGTATCTAAGATTACAccaaaaattatttcttttttctcaataaAAAGCACGCTGATAGTATAGAATTATTTTACAACCACTCTTAGGAACATTATAACCGTGACACAAGAAAACATACGCATGTCCTCAACTAGATACATGCAGAAAGATACACAAGTAGTAGGCATGCGCAGAGAGAGACACACGACGGCGTTCTAGCCACGTGACATTGCAATCTGATACGGCAGTCTTATTTTATCAAGTTAAATAACAAGGGTTTGGGGCTTTTATTGAACAAGACTAACACAAATtaactaaatattaaaaacAGATCACGTATATACTGAATCGTGATCACCTTGATTATAAAAAACCCCTAAAAACCTGAGACACGTCACGAGCTTGATCATTCATCTTCAGCCATCCTGACGCGCTCCTATAAAAACAGCAACAAGCgcgtttattaattaattaattattcagACAAGGATTACCGAGATCACGCCAGAAATAGACATATGACGAACTTCTGGGCGCAGGGTCAAGGTTTCTATTTTCGCTTCGCCATCCGGATTCCCtataaaattcaaatatGAGCCTTACGTTTACGAATACTGAGCAGCGTACCTCGAAGAAGCTCTTTGATAAAAGGATCTTTTACTTTCTTCATGTTTTCAATATTCAGCTTCTTATAAGAGTCGGCATCAGTATGACAGAAATAGAGCATTATGCCCAGCTGGCGCCAATCCAACATTTGGGTAGTAAAGCGAGGATCGGCGCTGTACATGATGCTGCCCGCTTCATACAGCTTGTTTGACCATAGACAGCCTTTTCCCTGATGTCGGTCAAGGTCGATCAATACCGCTTCATATTCATctgaaataattttattttactaTAAGAGTCgatagaagaaaagaatacATTACCTCGGTTAAGTCGGTTTCGTCTaaaggcgacgttctcgagaCGCACGTCGAGATGTGCAacgtggcgacgtcgatgcagGCAGGATAGTGCCACTGAAACACCTTTGGCAAAGTGAAAGAAGCATTTTCGCACTTCAGCCTTTGTCATGGGAAAGTCCAACACCGGATATTTTAGGAAGGACAGTGACAGAGTCAAATCAACAAAATCAATTGGAAGCAGACAGAGATCACTGTCACGGCCCTTATTAACAAACTTAGCCATCTTCGATCGCTCCTCTGGATCAATGATATGCTTGTACATATGACCGTTAGAAGCAACAATGAtagacgaaagagaaggccATTGCTCCACTTTCACCACTGAATCTGCTTCATCTTCCTCATTAGGCTTGCGAGGTTGTGCTGACGGCTCACAAGACTTTTTTTCCTCATAGTCAATCCAACTGCCGAACTTTAGTACTTCGGCAAGGTGCTGAAGAGACGCTTCTGAGAGCGGAATTCCGCAGTGCAACTTCAACTTCCAATCTTTTTCCGTCAATCCAACTTGCTTGACGTCTTCCACCTGTTCGTTCAGCTTCTTCCTGATGTCCTCCCTGTACTCGTCCAGCGACAATGGTTCGTACGTCAGCAAGAATTTCAGATCCTCATCAatccacgtgacgtcgacgcgagtcACGCAGCCTTCTTCGTTTGGCTTGGGAAAAAGGTAGGCGCTCCACTCCTTCCATTGAATCAAATtacggagaagacgaaagttGTCCAAAAGGTACGACGCCGTCTGATAAATCGATTCTTCATATGCATGAGACTGTACCTCAAACAAAAGAGGAACCAAGTTGTTTGGAAGCGTGACAATCACGTCAGGTTTGCTCTTCTCTGACACAAAAATAGGTCCGAG contains:
- the LOC136186884 gene encoding uncharacterized protein, whose protein sequence is MIRPPPRTSHAAFHRRIAASFSYSEAQQWKQPDTLVEWGDNPDFWKYRLSPASLYIPFDGANSKSEVSNAIRKMIHDFKLEGVKAEIGESEEEAGGKVIPGMEILQPIFVSEKSKPDVIVTLPNNLVPLVFEVQYLSSEYEDAIYLTGSYLLDNFRLLRNLIQWKKWSAYLFPKPNEPGCVTRVDVTWIDEDLKFLLTYKSLSLDEYREDIRKKLKEQVKDVKKVGLSEKDWKLKLHYGIPVSEASLQHLAEVLKCGSWIHYEEKKSGEPSAQRRKPNEEDEADSVEQWPSLSSIIIAYNGHMYKHIIDPEEASKMTGFVGLGRDSDLYLLPIKPVRLTPSLYFLKYPVLEFPMTKAEVRKCFFHFAKGVSSALSSLHRRCRVAHLDVRLENVAFRRIGDDYEAVFIDLDRHWYTDYLWFNNRYKGGSIMYDVDAGFRSRFTNDMLDWRQLGIMLYFCHADADSYEKLNIEEMWGKDPFIDELLRGNGKANIENLALRREVRDTPISRVISERVQEG
- the LOC136187752 gene encoding uncharacterized protein, whose translation is MIEPPPRTSHAAFHRRIGASDTRSGTQQWKQPDTLVEWGNNPDFWKDELPPNSKSLYIPFNGAKSGTAVSNSIKKMINDFELEGVKAEIGTSEDKAGGKVIPGMEILGPIFVSEKSKPDVIVTLPNNLVPLLFEVQSHAYEESIYQTASYLLDNFRLLRNLIQWKEWSAYLFPKPNEEGCVTRVDVTWIDEDLKFLLTYEPLSLDEYREDIRKKLNEQVEDVKQVGLTEKDWKLKLHCGIPLSEASLQHLAEVLKFGSWIDYEEKKSCEPSAQPRKPNEEDEADSVVKVEQWPSLSSIIVASNGHMYKHIIDPEERSKMAKFVNKGRDSDLCLLPIDFVDLTLSLSFLKYPVLDFPMTKAEVRKCFFHFAKGVSVALSCLHRRRHVAHLDVRLENVAFRRNRLNRDEYEAVLIDLDRHQGKGCLWSNKLYEAGSIMYSADPRFTTQMLDWRQLGIMLYFCHTDADSYKKLNIENMKKVKDPFIKELLRGNPDGEAKIETLTLRPEVRHMSISGVISERVRMAEDE